A portion of the Clostridium gelidum genome contains these proteins:
- a CDS encoding ATP-binding protein: MEKLKNEWKSCGINTEMCKHKFSNFEVWNAASERAKDTAIAYYQDFAKVRSERRNSILFCGQVGSGKTHLSVALAINFLKKKTRVVYMPYRDVITKIKQNMLDAEYYCKLISNYQTCEVLLIDDLFKGKINESDINIVFEIINYRYLNFLPIIISSEFSIDRLLAFDEGVGSRIYEMSKDYVVEIKTHINNNYRLK, encoded by the coding sequence ATGGAAAAGTTAAAGAATGAGTGGAAGTCATGTGGAATTAATACAGAGATGTGCAAACATAAATTTTCTAATTTTGAAGTATGGAATGCAGCTTCAGAGAGAGCAAAAGATACTGCAATAGCTTATTATCAAGATTTTGCTAAAGTAAGAAGTGAACGGCGCAATAGTATTCTATTTTGTGGCCAAGTTGGAAGTGGTAAAACCCACCTCTCAGTTGCACTTGCAATAAACTTTTTGAAAAAGAAAACTAGAGTTGTATATATGCCTTATCGTGATGTAATTACTAAGATAAAGCAAAATATGCTAGATGCTGAATATTACTGTAAATTGATTTCAAACTATCAAACATGTGAGGTTCTACTTATTGATGATCTCTTCAAAGGCAAAATTAATGAGAGTGATATAAATATAGTTTTTGAAATAATTAATTACAGATATCTTAATTTTCTGCCTATCATAATAAGTAGTGAATTTTCTATTGATAGATTATTAGCCTTTGATGAAGGTGTAGGGTCACGAATATATGAAATGTCAAAAGATTAT
- a CDS encoding phage replisome organizer N-terminal domain-containing protein has product MAEAKWVKFEVNMFEDTKLKIIDSMDKRDLIIYIWTRLLVLAGKANRGGHLYVTYNIAYTIKTLAIEFNRSIDDVKFAIKVLKKLEMIEVTEDKTFKIKNWEKHQNVEGMERLRSENSRRVAKHRAKNKEIKVTNYKEDNDKVIPVEEDKENTYVFNEEVVYVNHNSIAETDNKEIKTKEYDGSSDNSNCNVTCNDNNSSCNITVMEQKKKENKKKMEKKIENESDFNREDEEENNLIEVSDSSHSAETNENIDNQAIANLLKHYENITGICGGLNLGSVKLAISMHGYESVKMAVNKAIEVNKPNMTYINGILKNWRKEGYPNKREEIKNGSRSAGKNNAADKNEFTGFKPKESRKLTEAERKGAEDKLI; this is encoded by the coding sequence ATGGCAGAGGCTAAATGGGTTAAATTTGAAGTTAATATGTTTGAGGATACAAAGCTTAAGATAATTGATAGTATGGATAAACGAGATTTGATCATCTATATTTGGACAAGACTTCTTGTTTTAGCTGGGAAAGCAAATCGTGGTGGTCATTTATACGTTACTTATAATATAGCGTATACCATTAAAACTCTTGCAATAGAATTTAATAGAAGTATAGATGATGTGAAATTTGCGATTAAAGTATTAAAAAAATTAGAAATGATTGAAGTTACAGAAGATAAGACTTTCAAAATTAAGAATTGGGAAAAGCATCAAAATGTTGAGGGGATGGAAAGGCTTAGAAGTGAAAATAGCAGAAGAGTTGCAAAACATAGAGCTAAAAATAAAGAAATTAAAGTAACAAATTATAAAGAAGATAATGATAAGGTTATTCCAGTTGAAGAAGATAAAGAAAATACTTATGTTTTTAATGAAGAAGTTGTTTACGTTAACCATAATAGTATAGCTGAGACTGATAATAAAGAAATAAAAACAAAAGAATATGATGGTTCCAGTGATAATAGTAATTGTAATGTTACATGTAATGATAATAATTCAAGTTGTAACATTACTGTAATGGAACAGAAGAAGAAAGAGAATAAGAAGAAGATGGAGAAGAAGATAGAGAATGAGAGTGATTTTAATAGGGAGGATGAAGAGGAGAATAATTTAATTGAGGTTTCTGATTCATCACATTCAGCAGAGACCAATGAAAATATTGATAATCAAGCTATAGCTAATTTATTAAAGCATTATGAAAATATAACTGGAATTTGTGGTGGCCTTAATTTAGGGTCTGTTAAATTGGCTATTTCTATGCATGGATATGAAAGTGTAAAGATGGCTGTAAATAAGGCTATAGAAGTAAATAAACCTAACATGACATACATTAATGGGATACTAAAGAATTGGAGAAAAGAAGGGTATCCAAATAAAAGAGAGGAGATTAAAAATGGGTCTAGAAGCGCTGGAAAGAATAACGCAGCAGATAAAAACGAATTTACAGGATTCAAACCAAAGGAATCACGAAAACTCACAGAAGCTGAACGAAAAGGTGCAGAAGATAAGCTCATATAA
- a CDS encoding helix-turn-helix domain-containing protein produces MNINVNKMRIAQASECLSVNELVKKSGLGRSTVSKIINGSSNPSMKSLGLIAKALNIEVVELLVEE; encoded by the coding sequence ATGAATATTAATGTAAACAAAATGAGAATTGCTCAGGCAAGTGAATGTTTATCAGTTAATGAATTGGTCAAGAAATCAGGTCTCGGAAGATCTACGGTATCTAAGATAATTAATGGATCTTCAAATCCATCCATGAAAAGTCTTGGACTAATAGCAAAGGCATTAAATATTGAAGTAGTAGAATTATTAGTTGAAGAATAA
- a CDS encoding helix-turn-helix domain-containing protein, producing the protein MVLGEKIKFYRKKLNLSQEEFGIKCNLSRNAIYNYENNKRTPTIDILLKIAEALDMSASDLLDTSDSVNPYANKLGLLKAIDKDIKNTIDVEGEKSNQYEFEMNEIYNKYFFDSFNWKTIKMKPHEYFKFVLSLCPLDEFNNFTEEDLQELSILFYRFVTFKSHERNVINDNEKIVSCNTKQYEKNNFLTTIT; encoded by the coding sequence ATGGTACTAGGAGAGAAAATAAAGTTTTATAGAAAGAAATTGAATTTATCTCAAGAAGAGTTTGGAATTAAGTGCAATTTATCTAGAAATGCTATTTACAATTATGAGAATAATAAGCGAACTCCAACAATAGATATTCTACTAAAAATAGCAGAAGCTTTAGATATGTCAGCCTCTGACTTATTAGATACTAGTGATAGCGTAAATCCTTATGCAAATAAATTAGGACTTCTTAAAGCCATAGATAAAGATATTAAGAATACTATTGATGTTGAAGGCGAGAAAAGTAATCAATATGAATTTGAAATGAATGAAATATATAACAAATACTTTTTTGATTCATTTAACTGGAAAACAATAAAAATGAAACCCCATGAGTATTTTAAGTTTGTTTTATCTTTATGTCCTTTAGATGAATTTAATAATTTTACAGAAGAAGACTTACAGGAATTATCCATTTTATTTTATAGATTTGTAACCTTTAAGTCTCACGAAAGAAATGTAATTAATGACAATGAAAAAATTGTTTCTTGTAATACTAAACAATATGAAAAGAATAATTTCTTAACAACAATCACATAA
- a CDS encoding Uma2 family endonuclease, translating to MSVICDKNKLTDKGCTGSPDMIVEVVSAFNPRNDYIKKLNLYEQFKVKEYWIVNPMKKNIFVYTLTDNGYDAPNSYTFQDKVKVNIYDNLEIDFNSIDI from the coding sequence ATATCAGTTATATGCGATAAAAATAAATTAACTGATAAGGGCTGCACTGGTTCACCAGATATGATTGTTGAAGTAGTATCCGCTTTTAACCCAAGGAATGATTACATTAAGAAGTTGAACCTATATGAGCAGTTCAAAGTAAAAGAATATTGGATTGTTAATCCTATGAAGAAAAATATCTTCGTTTATACATTAACTGATAATGGATATGATGCTCCAAACTCTTATACATTCCAAGATAAAGTTAAAGTAAATATATATGATAATCTTGAAATAGACTTTAATTCTATTGATATTTAA
- a CDS encoding suppressor of fused domain protein, translating into MEQQQVTSYSTIGISGYSISYATENIPLRVEIVGSCASSFDCFANILASCAFNIINTKFTCYPGAIFQNVIKFYMPNSSMKHILFMSPFLWENSLKTLNLEDKKVAWLLAVPISEEEFKYANDKGIDVLEELFEEEQIDIFNLNRKSVQ; encoded by the coding sequence TTGGAACAACAACAAGTAACATCTTACTCGACGATAGGTATTTCAGGATATTCTATTAGTTATGCAACAGAGAATATACCTTTGCGTGTTGAAATAGTAGGCTCATGTGCTTCTAGTTTTGATTGCTTTGCGAATATATTGGCAAGTTGTGCCTTTAATATAATCAATACTAAATTTACATGTTATCCAGGTGCTATATTTCAAAATGTAATAAAGTTTTATATGCCTAATAGTTCAATGAAACATATTTTGTTTATGTCACCTTTTCTTTGGGAGAATAGCCTAAAAACTCTAAATCTTGAAGATAAAAAAGTAGCATGGTTACTTGCAGTTCCAATTTCTGAAGAAGAGTTCAAGTATGCAAATGATAAAGGCATTGATGTATTAGAAGAACTTTTTGAAGAAGAACAAATAGACATTTTTAATTTAAATAGGAAATCAGTACAATAA
- a CDS encoding pentapeptide repeat-containing protein, translating into MWTGLKVDRVKIENKDISCMELKESELKNIFFSSSMAVGLNLKKANLKNCYFRNCDLGASDFTESNLEEVVFENCILRNISFKDAQFKNVYLSNGTKVKIVLKEEDLQCSI; encoded by the coding sequence ATGTGGACAGGCTTAAAAGTAGATAGAGTTAAAATTGAGAATAAAGATATAAGCTGCATGGAGTTAAAGGAAAGTGAACTAAAAAACATATTTTTTTCATCTTCTATGGCAGTAGGATTGAATTTAAAAAAAGCAAATTTAAAGAATTGCTATTTCAGAAACTGTGATTTAGGAGCTAGTGATTTCACAGAAAGTAATTTAGAAGAAGTTGTTTTTGAAAACTGTATATTAAGAAATATAAGCTTTAAGGATGCACAGTTTAAAAATGTATATTTGAGTAATGGTACAAAAGTAAAAATTGTACTTAAGGAAGAAGATTTACAATGCTCAATATGA
- a CDS encoding N-acetylmuramoyl-L-alanine amidase family protein, with amino-acid sequence MTKKITAALYIAATLMMVWTIWGLVNLGHRDATGVTMTEKSHPITGWNQKDSMWYYLGNDGKEVTGWIRDGENYYYLKDDGSMAVGKEEIKNSMYEFDQNGVLLCNSIVDDELLPNSILPSREKFEEAPKCTWFEDNGNTYFRMDKSVASGPLDIDGESYSFDKNGVMLKCVAVTSTYGAKFLYGNDGKYIKVNYGNLMNMVPYGVIITKSSIDNRKVLLDDSNMMEISQVSSKGEIVDGKGIKATEDITKLQAETKGKTLYCKPKQIVQLGNIKVSGTDANGLLFPRLVIMSKSSDESIAYAGVDASLKDGYINELHPEILVYKPGNTTVTIDVNGTQTTFEIVVSQ; translated from the coding sequence ATGACTAAAAAAATAACAGCGGCTTTATATATTGCAGCAACTTTAATGATGGTGTGGACTATATGGGGATTAGTGAATTTGGGACATAGAGATGCTACTGGAGTAACTATGACGGAAAAGTCTCACCCTATTACTGGTTGGAATCAAAAAGATAGTATGTGGTACTATTTGGGGAATGATGGAAAAGAGGTAACTGGATGGATAAGAGATGGAGAAAATTATTACTATCTTAAAGATGATGGAAGCATGGCAGTTGGAAAAGAAGAAATTAAGAATTCTATGTATGAATTTGATCAAAATGGTGTATTATTATGTAACTCTATTGTAGACGACGAATTATTGCCTAACAGCATTTTACCTTCAAGAGAAAAATTTGAAGAAGCTCCTAAATGCACTTGGTTTGAAGACAATGGGAATACTTATTTTAGAATGGATAAAAGTGTTGCTTCTGGACCATTGGACATAGATGGAGAGTCATATTCCTTTGATAAAAATGGAGTGATGTTAAAATGTGTTGCAGTTACTTCAACTTATGGAGCAAAGTTCCTATATGGCAATGATGGAAAGTATATAAAAGTAAATTATGGTAATTTGATGAATATGGTGCCTTATGGTGTAATTATAACAAAATCAAGTATTGATAATCGGAAAGTGTTATTAGATGATAGTAACATGATGGAAATAAGTCAAGTGAGCTCAAAAGGTGAAATAGTTGACGGGAAAGGAATTAAGGCAACAGAAGATATAACAAAACTACAAGCAGAAACAAAAGGAAAAACTTTATATTGTAAACCTAAGCAAATTGTTCAATTAGGAAATATTAAGGTAAGTGGGACTGATGCTAATGGATTATTGTTTCCGAGGCTTGTAATAATGTCTAAATCTTCTGATGAAAGCATTGCATATGCAGGTGTTGATGCAAGTTTAAAGGATGGTTATATCAATGAACTTCATCCTGAAATTCTAGTATATAAACCAGGAAATACTACTGTTACTATAGATGTTAATGGAACACAAACCACATTTGAAATTGTCGTAAGCCAATAG